acaccaaaATCAGTGACTGGCAGTGTCTCTATAAGGTACGAAGGCACCTTActacaattaaaaattaaatcattcTTGATAGGGAAGTCAGCCTCAACAGTATCAAATGGACATGCTTGACAGAGGCCCAATGATATCTATTGGTGATGCTGGTGCAGGACAGACAAACAATGTACATACGtctgtaagttgctctggataagagcgtctgataaatgcctgtaatgtaatgtgaaggCTATAGGGTTCGCACACTGCATTAGTGGCCCCTAACTGGTAACCCAAGATTAAGTATATGGGCGCTCTTCAGACTGCATTTATCCTGACAAAGACCCAATGCGGGTTGATGATCATATTGGTGTGTACTTTTAATACATCCTTGGTCATCGGGTAGCTACTGATGTGTAGAGTCTTCTTGCCTTTAGTTCCTGTAATGGCCTGACCATGTATGCATACTGCATATGCATGTAGAGATGGATATCTATACACTGCAGATGtacactgtatatactgtaataaCCTCTTTCCTCTCCCTTGGTTGGCTCCTACAGACcgtgtacagtgcagtgtgcaTCAGAGACACAGTGCGCTCTCTGCCTCAGTCTATCCAGCTGTTTCAGGAGATCAGCGACACTTTCACGGACGATCTGTTCTACATCGCCTCTCTCATTAGCAAAGTGGTGAGTCCGCACACAGTACCAAATCGCAGCAGTTTCAGTAGGAGTAGGGTGTGTCAGGTTGAAAGCTGTGAAGCCTTACATGTGCTACGTAAGGCTTTGCTGacatgcagtgtgttagtgtctTTGTGACCTACGTGTACTGTTCTGCAGGTGGACTTTGAAGGCAGTTTGGCAGAAAATCGCTTCACCATCAAACCCAATGTAGACCCCGCCATTGATGAAAGTGAGTCCAATGCTGTTGATTTGGGGATTTTCTCACGCTAAGCGACAGAAATTGATCTCCTCGGCCTGCGCTGAACTGAATATAAATTTGTAATGTTGGAAGACTCTTAAATTTGTTACATGGCTTGAAAACATTCTGGAAAACAGTCAAAAACTATGCAGATGCCAAATTGTGCTTTAATGGCTCGGACACACAGCACATTTAGCTCCTATacagatatttaaaaactttagTTTAAAAGACACTTCACAATCAGATCAAGGCGCATCACCGCttataatgcattttctgtgcacTTAAATACCTGCCGACAGTGGCTACATGAGTATTCTTCAGGCATTTGTGATTCTGCCCTGAGAAGATGGGCATACTGTAGCCTGCAAGGCCTTCAGTAAGCTCTCAAACTCAGGCTAGGCTGCTTGGAGTTTCTCTAGAGGGTTCAGGTCACTTTTTTGCCAGTGCTTACTGTcgagattaaaaaaataatttgatgaaCACATCTTGTTGTTATAACATTAGGATAATAGTTTGAATAAACGTGTCTGTTCTTGACTGTGTGGCTCAGTACTACAGGGCTGGTTTACGTTGACGGGGAGGTCTCTCTTCTCTTTTGGTCTCACTCAGAGAAGAGAAGGATGATGGGATTGTCAGACTTCCTGACTGATGTGGCTCGTAAAGAGCTGGAGAATCTGGACCCCAGGATCCCTTCCTGCTGTGTCATCTACATCCCTCTGGTCAGACTGGGATTACTGCGGTCTGTCAgcttgtgtctgtctctctgtgtctctcagagAGGGATCTTCTCCGTCGTGATATTCTCTCACAGTTCTCTCAATGTCTGTCCAGTGAATGTCCTGTCGTCTCCCCTCAGTTGCTATCCAGTCAGGTCTGTGTGTTGTCTGGTCCAAActgaccaccccccctcccccctcccccctcactctcactcactcagctgactcactcattcactcacacacgatttctctttctctctctctcccccccttcttcAGATAGGGTTCTTGCTGTCAGTTCCACGCTTGCCTTGCATGGTTCAGAAGGAAGACTTTGAGATCGAGGGCCTTGATTTCATGGTGAGATGGCCTGCAGAAGCGGAGCgttctccctctgtgtgtgggcTCAGTTCTCGTGTAACCGCCGTCTCTCATACACCCCCGCGACTCAGTTCCTTTCAGAGGAGCGACTGCACTACCGCAGCCAGAGGACCAAGGAGCTGGACGACATGCTGGGGGACCTGCACTGCGACATCAGAGGTGCGCGTCTGACAGCAGGACAGTGTGCGTGAACTGACCGGTCCAAACCGGCCACGACACATTCCACTGAAACCCATTCACCACAGGATCACCACACAGTGTCAGAGTCAGGTATGATAAGGGGCAGGGGCTgagagttttgggggggggactgcTGAAGTCTGCCGTGTGTGAGGAAGTGGACCGGAGGTACAGATTTGGGCCGCACCCCCTCTCCCGGCTGGCACTCATCACTGTCTGCTGTGGTCTGCTGCCAGTCTGTGCGCACCATACACATGCACGGTGACAAACGGAGGCTCCGCCGTGCAGCTTTTAGAGTGGCGCGGTGAAGGGGCTGGATTGGGAAGCGCCCGTGCTGAAGGCAGGCGTGTCTGCCCCAGACATGGAGACGGCGGTGATGACGCAGCTGCAGGCGGCGGTGCTGCAGCGCGGCGGGGTCCTGTACGCGGTGCTGCGGCTGGCCGCCGAGCTGGACTGCCTGATGGCCCTGGCACAGGCCTCCCAGGAGCACGGCTACTGCTCCCCCGCGATGTGCCCCCGCGGCCGGCTGTCCCTCACCCAGGCCAGGtacgcgccgcgccgccgccgccgtgccCGGGCCCGGGCCCCGCCCGCCGCTCTCGCCCGTCGCTCGGGCCTTCCCTGCGCGACGCCCCTTAGTGTCTCCCTGTGCGTCAGGCACCCCCTGCTGGAGCTCTGCTCCCCCGTGTTTGTGGCCAATCCGCTGCTGAGCTCCGAGACCGAGGGGAAGGTGAAAGTCCTGACCGGGCCCAACTCCTCAGGAAAGAGCATCTACCTGAAACAGGCAGGAAGAGACTCAcccacgcgcacgcacacacacacacacacacacacacacacacacacgtgcacacactgatacacgcgtgcacacaagcacacatgcatacacaccgtCATTTCCACACAGCGCACAGAAACATAATGTGTGTACGAATGCCAGCCAACCATAATTTTCAGTGTACACTTCACTGTTATAAAAGAGGCTCCACACATGCAGTGATTGAGGTACTACTGTCTTACTGTATCTGTTCAAGACATATTTTATATGGCTTGGAGTTCGGCTTGGATTGTCTTACAGCTTTGCTCttggtctctgattggctgtggcagGTGGGTCTGATCGTTTTcatggctctgattggctctgatgTGCCAGCGAAGGAAGCAGAGATAGGCTTGATTGACAGCATCTTCACCCGCATGCATAGTCGAGAGTCTGTGTCACTGGGACTGAGCACCTTCATGATCGATTTAAACCAGGTGAGACCCACTGTCAGGTCACACTCAATAAACGCACTTAAACTAAGAAAGACTGCTGTATGaatctacacacacagaccaggccACACACATTCCACAGTGTTAAACCAGCTGAGATGCACTGGAGATATGAGCAATGCTGCTTCCTTTACCCTGCAGATTATTCTTAACCCCAACTACTTTcaaattatttgctttattataaCTGTGATTatctttcatacatttttatttcaattttaatcaTGCCTTGGTTTTGTGTAttgcgattaaaaaaaaaaatttttttaggaATTTGCAGCATGATTTTTAGCGAATGAAAGGTGCAGTGTCATGCTTGAAGCAGATACTTTGTGTTCACGTGTCTGATTTGGGATGGGCTGATTTGGTAGGGTAGAGTATGAGAATGGATTGACATGCTGTAGATGTCTCCCTTAACATCTGTCCTATTTCAGATGGCCTACGCTTTAAATAACTGCACTGGAAACTCCCTGGTCCTAATCGATGAGTTTGGCAAAGGGAccaacacagtgagtgagggtAACTCTGACtgatgaaacagaaaaggggatGGGGGAGGTGGAAGAGTAATGCATGCATTctgtgcgtgttcatgtgtgcgtgcctgcatgccTGTATATGcgtggctgtgtgcgtgtgtgtgcgtatgtgtgaatgcctgtgtgtgtgtgtgtgtgtgtgtgtgtgcacgcgcacgtgcgtgtgtgcgtgcatgcctgtgtgcgtacgtgtgtgtccTGTCCGCAGGTAGACGGCCTGTCTCTCCTGGCCTCCTGCCTCAGGCACTGGGTGAAGAAGGCCCCAGCGCAGTGTCCTCACATCCTGCTGGCCACCAACTTCcacagcctgctgcagctgggcctgctgCCTCCCTcgcccctgctctctctgctggtaGCTAATCGCCTCAGGACCGGATCTCATGTGCTCACATTCACACTAGAATAGCTCACTTAACCTCTCGCAGGTCACAGGGTCAGTGTTTCATGATCTTATTTCCTGAATGTGGTCCCGCTCACTCTCGACTATCAAATTTTTCTGATTGATTTGACCGATGAACGAGCgccttttcatttccattaGAGTGGCATATGAAGCGGCTGTTTGGAAAATTGTCCACGATTGGCATTAATTATGCCAATTAATGTGTGAGTGGATTCATCGAGCAGTCCTTGAATGAAGAGCTGTTATCTGTGGCAACACTATAACCTTCATTGATCATTCCTGCTGCTTGAACCCTGCACACAGTCAGCACGATCAACACTGGTGTTGGTCATAAAGCCTGGTCAGCAGCAGGTTTACAGTAGGTAATATGCAACTATAACATCCCATTGGTGGTATATAGAGCATACTGTAATCAGAATGAACAGGAGACAAGACCAGGGACCCGCTGAGCACACACTACCTGGGACTTACGGCTGTTTTATACATCTGCGTAGTGCACGTAAAAATGGGTCTGCGTAGGGGTTGTGCGGAATGTGCACAAGTGTGCAACGAGGTTGCACACCACGTCCGTGGTGATGTTGCGTACCGccccaaaaatgtaaaagtgcGTAGTTAGCAACCAGTGCCTGCATACGCCGCACAGttgatgattggttgactgctgatATGAGGTCACTTTGGCAGGTGGCTCTGGCTGAACAGGTTATAAGGGTTGGTTCACAAAACCGATCGTCATAAAACCGCCAACGTCAAATATTCGGCGTGAATGTCTTTGTTGCTACAATGTACACCTAGCTGAGCACTTTTGTGGTCATTGGCGCATTATGtagtaggtttggaaatatgaatgtaaGGTAGTTATGAATTACATTGTATATTCTGTCTTACATTATTCTGGCTAACTGGATACGTAATACAGCCAATGTTACTTTGCTTTTAAGGCACAAGCTAATTGGTTTCTACAGAACTATGAAGCTCAGTAACTGAATCTATTTACGCCGCCTGTGCAACCTGTGCAACATGCCGCACAAGTATAAATGATCTGCCCGTTCGCGGGTgctgcacacagcacaaactACACAAACAATGCAGACTATAAAACAGTCTTTAGGCAGTTAAGGCATCTTGTTTTGTATCCAGGGCATTCTTTAAGTCTTGTTCTAGTCTCCAACTAATGGTACACCATaatcaaacaaatgtttttgctgttgaGTCAATTCTTCCCACATgaagcatgtgtttgtgagcgtgtgtgtgtgtgtgtgtgtgtgtgtgtgtatgtgtaggtgtgtgtgtgtctgtgtttgtgtgtgtgtgtctgtgtatgtgtgtgtgtctgtgtgtgtgtgtatgtgtgtctgtgtgtgtgtgggtgtgtgtgtctgtgtgtttgtgtaagagagagagagagagagagagagagagagagagagagagagagagaggtacatgCAGTAACCCAGTGTATCtccatgtatgcatgtatggtGTGCACAGACACTGGAGACAGCAGTAGATGGTGACGAGTTGGTCTTCCTGTACCAGCTGAGAGAAGGCGTGTGCCAGTCCAGCTTTGCTGCTAACATCGCTACTCTGGCCGGCCTGCCCCAGGCTGTGGTGCACAGAGGGGTGGAGgtatacacagcacacactgcagccccacTACAATGGAACCCATCTACTTAATACTGTGTTCAACCTGGGCTCTTTAATTCAATAGAGCAATAGGACATAGAAGTACAAAAACCATGTTTCCTTTCATACTGAGAGAACAAAGAAATATGATGTCATTGTAGGTACAGTGTGATCAAACTAATGggcgtgcctgtgtgtttagGTATCAGAGCTGTACAGAGCAGGCAAAGCCATTAAGCGCATTGACCAGCCCTCTACGGAGGAGCACACAGGCAGGTAAACGAGAGGAGAGCGGGTGTTAGATGGCTGTGGCCGCACAGTGTGGGCATATGCATCGCTGCCTCTTGTCAGTGCAGTATTAATGTTCTGTGGTGTTGAATCAGTAAGTGCAGCACTGTCCGTCTCCAGGTGTTTGAAGGTAGTAGAGAAGTTCCTCAGCCTGGACCTGGATGACCCCTCTGTGGACCTGCAGCTCTACATGAAGAAGGAGCTACTGCCCTCTGTAGGAGAGTTACTGTAGTGCTATTCCCTGAGCACACTGTATTCACTCCATGTGGTCGGTGGTTCCAAGCCCGCGGACGCCCACTCGATGGTGCTGTGCTTGTGTTGCTGGCTGGTTGTGAGGCAGGGCTTTGTGCTACTAAGTGCACATGATGAATTTAAATCACGAGTGGTCATCTGATCTCAAACTCCCACTATCCAGTACTGAATACAAGATTGTCCTTCAAAATATTAACACATATGACTGATCAGTTAGTTGGTCAAACCATAGGTTTATTGATGCAAAGAAATTGCATGAAACACATTAAACCGGTTGGTTGGTTTGTTCTTCCAATGTACGGCTAATATTGTACAACTTTTGAATTTTTCCgttttttacaattttgttaTATTGTTGTTATGATGTCTAAGTCCcatcaaaatgtgtgtttaggAACTTAGGAATTTAGCTTTTAATTTGGttgattttgttcattttcatttaatacaCAGGTGGGATGTGTTACAGGCTGTTCAAACTAAAATGTGAGACCTGACAACCCCTGGCCTTCAGCTGCAGAATGCTATGCAGCTAGCCTGTGCTCGGTGGGAGAAAGCACATTTGATTTGGCCTGTCTGTGTTATTATTACACCCATTAACAGAGCAATGGTGGTTGGCTAATTTGCATCTTTGCCATTGTGATCCATTAAAACTATCCCAATTGGATTTATTGGGTTATTTTGGAcattaaaatgagatttaaacACTGCAACacaatattgttattgttgtttatttcataGACTGATCCCATTGAGTTCATTTATAGCAAAGTATAAATTAACAGAAAACATAGCATAAAACCACATAATTCAGtctccagtaaaaaaaaaataaaaatcacaaatttCTTTATAACTTAACATTAAATAGAACTGATTGGAATTTTATATTAGACTACCTGAGATGAAAGGGTATGTGTGGGAAAGAAGCAAGCCTTCATTCTTTTTCATGTGTGGAATTCAGGCAGCGCCCCCAAGTGGAACTGCACAGACTGAACAGGCTGGCATGGCCAGGGACACAGTACCAGGTTTTCATCAGAGCTTGCTCTAGGTGGTGTAGATTACTGCTTCAGGAGGTATGAGGGGAAGAGGAAAGGCAGTCACTGGCTCAGTGAGGTTGACCAGAGTCCCTAGCACCTCACGCCGTaccacagggagaacagcaGGGCGGCGCTGGCGGTCAGGGACAGCTGCAGCGTGCTGGCCCCCCCGGCTGGCGTGCACCGGTCAGTGTTGCAGCAGTAGTACGTGGTGTTATAGGCGGTGCCCAGAATGAAGCCGGTCGTGGTCTTGTTGCAGGAAGGTGTGTCCAGGCAGCCCAGGGTTTTGAAGCCGATGAAGTCGCTGGCGCCGTTAAACACTGGAGGAGGACAGATGAGAGGTCATGTTCAATCCTGCTCTGTTTCGAGTATCTTCGCTGAAGCTCAATTTAGGGGGACTAGACACTGGAAATGTTTATGCAGTACGTTATAGGGAACCGGGACCTTGTGATTGTGCTTGGTGCTGTGCAGTAAGATGATGGAGGGCTAAGAACCAAGTATTGTCACAGGGCGGTAATGAACAGAAGTTAGATTAACTCACGTGCTTTTCCCACGTAGCAGTTGGGCTGGGCGGCTGAGCATGTTATATTGGAGGGGAGCAGGCATTTCCCCAGGAGCGATGCTTTGCAGGTTTTGCAGGTCAAGGACTCCGCTTAAAGGAAAATGTCAAAGGGATCAGTATAGTTGTACAGTAAAACTGAGTATATATAATCCAACTTGACTCCACAGTGAattaacacacatatataaaggAGGTTACAGGTATTTTTATGGCAGATGGTATTGACACATTGTggtcatttccattttcaattcagttgaatgaattaaaattaaattcctgAAGTGGAAAATTCAAAGCAATATAGGCATTCTCAGTTCATgaatgtcattcattttttgaattgaaaatggaaGGGTCTacctgctgaaaacatttttgaccAGTTGTCTGACTAGTCACAGAAGTAGATTGTGGCCAAAGGGGAGAAACCATTTACAATCCTCTAAAATGTAGGTTTACAGAATCGTAATACATTTGCTTCACAGAAACCAtacttaaataaatgtgtaaatatggtAAAGCAATTTCAAGTCATGCTTTAGCATAGAACAAGTTAAATTATGAAAGGGTTGAacatggagggggaaaaaaaactggttttatGACATTATATAACATTGCTTCAGGTCATGTGAGCCATGCTAAATTGTTTTTTACATCAGCTTCTTTTTAACTATGCAGTCCCACACACCCTCTCAGGTATGCATGGGTGTCAGCTTgtgctttcaaataaaaaataaaaaacacaccctTTCACACCCAGGGTGCTCcgcacacaaatatgcattacatactgtacagtacagtcatATCGCTTAGAAACCAgtttaaaacaatgttaaaagatgacatttaaatatttccagCAAATCATAATTATCACATATATTTGCTGTAATTAGTCATTCAAAGGGGGTTCCATGAAACAAATCTATTTGTTTTCACTTGGTGTGTATAATGTACCTATACACATGCTCAGATTGTCTTGGACAGATATGTCAGCAGCAATAGAACTTCTTTTCTTCATTCTTCATTGTAGAATAATATCTACAATGGTATTTTCAGGTCATGTCactaatacattaaaaatacatttgtgtacTTTAAAAGTCAATGACGGAAATGGTTACAGGAAACCATAACGTACGTCAAAAGCAGGAAGTACAATTTTTAGGAAAaatcaaaaacaggaaaattgaTGACAGATTATGCGTACCTATTAAATTACCCATCTACATGAAACAATCTGAAGGAATAACCCAATGctattcctttttattttatgttcaaaaatttttttatagcaCATCcagttttctcatttcaaaatcCACTTATACTACCATTAAACTGCAAATATCACTTCTGTTATTGCAAAATTACTTTTACAATGGTTGAACTGCCTTTTAGTCGACTTACCGACAACGAAGAGCACAGCTGCGGCAAGGAAGCAACACAGCACTTTGTTCATGATTAGTCTTCACAAGTCTTGATGTGGGTGAAAAAACCTGAAGACAAATCCTTAACTGGAGAGAGCGACAATGTAATGAGAAGGTTCAGCTGGTCTGCCTTTTAAACCTGTTGCAAGGGTGGGGCAATAGGATGGGACAGCTTTCAAGAGGAAGATCATTCAAGGGCACTTTATCCTTTCTGTGATAAAGAACTTGTTCTGAGGcatgcttaaaaaaagaacttgatCAAGATCTTGCCATGAAAATGTGTTCCTCATAGCCAGGATTTAAGACAACACATTGTACCCAATGCCATTTTAAACTCAAtttgtcaaatacaaatacaaagtttttaatcatttttaattagcaTTTCAAGTTCAGTGAAGCATTTTCCCCACATAAGTGATATCTTTTCAGagtaaaatatacattaacaAATATGGTTCTTAACATACAGCTCAAAGCCACAGTACCACATGGTGCTGTTAAGGTGAACAATTTAATTGTCTAAGAttctgtttcgtaggtgacttaggtgcattaactgtcttaacgactacttgtattttttccatagattgcgttgttgccgttctcgttgttagtgttaatcagtttaaccatcagggtccaagctgaactatgcggttgttccctgcacttggaccggtacttctctctaggggtttcatcatacttgttcctggttatggttatacactttgttgtacgtcgctctggataagagcgtctgccaaatgcatgtaatgtaatgtaatgtaattacacaaGGGACAGCCTAGTGATTTAATTCCCAAATTATAGAGACCCTCAGAAAAATGACAATTGTTGCATAAACTCCAAATCCAGCAGAAGATCCATTTTGACCGAAACAAAGtccagacaaaatattttatttgcccAAATATTGCCCCATTTCAGTTTAAAGGTGACTGCTTAAATAATTCCcaattacagaaaaaatatggaagttgattttaattgtgtaaataaCCATTTTTGCCAGTGTTGCCAGAGTAAAGGAGACCCCCCTTCAACTTCATACACAAAACCATCAATTGCCTTAATTGGGTTTGATGGATGAAGTCCAGCAAATTGATCACCACATGAGTTTCTCCTTTAAAAACGAGTGGGCAAACTTTAATATGACCAGCCTGTGACATGCTGGGATTGGGTAGTTTGTTAGTATCGTTCCTTTGAATACGGTTGTTATATCAAGTATATGATTTCATGATTCCAATAGGCTGTGTCACTCAGGGCACGAAGATCTCTGACACCAAATTCTTTCACTTTGCTGAACAAAAGGTGTTTGTGTTCCACAGCAAACACACCCAGCCAAACGTCAGTTATTAGGCAGTCAGCCACCCACAAACAAGCTTGCCTGGTAATGTCAGTGACACACCTGGTTTGGGTACATGCATGACATCAGAAGCAGAAACATCACCCCTGGGAACCAGATGCGAGCCACATGACCTCAGAAGGAAATTGAACACCAAAGgcgtgcatttcattttcaattaaattctaTAATGACATCAAGATCCAGTGTTGCCCCCAAAACATTGGCTGCTACTGCTTTAAGTTGTTTCACTGAAATGTATGACTTACATTCTGATGGCCAAACAGTGTTGGATATCCCTGGATGCATTCAGCtctctgaaatgaaaaacatgtagGAGATAGTTTCtaagatttattttcagatttaattacatttttagaataCACTGGGCAGAAGAAGGCTAAACAGGATATACGGAGTCAAAACATATTTGCTGATAGGCAATTAACACACTAGTGCCACTTTACAATGCTCATCATTTATAAACAACGTTAAGCATACATTTTCTATTACATCTCTATTGCAAATATAATTGTTTCACACTAAAAAGCGTTCTAATAATTGCTAATATCTCCACTTTCTCCAACCTCCAGGGGTCTTGCTTTTCGCTCCATGCAGTAGGCAGATTGTAATGTGAAGCTACAGTACACACCCAAGCAAACAAATTTATAAATTTACGCAGACTAGTTCTAACAAGTTTACAGAACTTCCATTCATTGTTGCATGCACATCCATCTGCTTCTGTGATTAGTCCATATTTATAGATTTATAAGCCAGACTTCAAGACTAGCTTCGATTTCCTCTATTACAACCCCAATCCATGTGAACCCTGTCCTGGCAGTGGTGTCAAGAGTGGTACCATGAAGGACAATTTATAACATTACTAACAGTGCACACATTAGAGCTGCAGTGTATAGCAAACCCTAATACATTACACATATCCCGCTGCAAAGTAAAACTaaattttcaacgtacaaaaatgccaagttactcaaaattattgatatcaaaatgacgcctagttacggtactacaaacaatataggctatcttgcctcatcaaaattacataagatgtatttcaaagcaatgctacccaatatttcctcaattctttcaagtcacttggccctgtgtgtataagcatgcactacagggacaggccaaacatatgtgtggatggctctctcacagtcaagattgattgaataggcgtgtatatgtccaatttgtattggtatgtatgtatttcgctgcccagcctttc
This window of the Anguilla anguilla isolate fAngAng1 chromosome 1, fAngAng1.pri, whole genome shotgun sequence genome carries:
- the msh5 gene encoding mutS protein homolog 5 isoform X3, giving the protein MAVYGGVRQRDAGPGGCIPSLSDDEEELSSEIYLSVLVHNGKLGLSFYDSRDYTLHYMPDTVDNSDLLLLEKVVQEVCPSVLITSAKQERSMAQFIKTVSASSDYKPEIVLYPNVDFGLEVSKQRLLSAHLPSLPPSITEKERLPYLSSCLPFDCTLMLRSVGALLKCLDRRRVGVELEDNSVGVPIFQFQIYTLKDVVHVDRDTYSVLQIFKSEPHPSVYKLQSGEKEGLSLYGILNLCKCKFGSKLLRQWFLRPTRDLTVLSRRQEVVRFFTSPRNSDALHTLQGCLRNVRSIPTLLHRMSLSHTKISDWQCLYKTVYSAVCIRDTVRSLPQSIQLFQEISDTFTDDLFYIASLISKVVDFEGSLAENRFTIKPNVDPAIDEKKRRMMGLSDFLTDVARKELENLDPRIPSCCVIYIPLIGFLLSVPRLPCMVQKEDFEIEGLDFMFLSEERLHYRSQRTKELDDMLGDLHCDIRDMETAVMTQLQAAVLQRGGVLYAVLRLAAELDCLMALAQASQEHGYCSPAMCPRGRLSLTQARHPLLELCSPVFVANPLLSSETEGKVKVLTGPNSSGKSIYLKQVGLIVFMALIGSDVPAKEAEIGLIDSIFTRMHSRESVSLGLSTFMIDLNQMAYALNNCTGNSLVLIDEFGKGTNTTLETAVDGDELVFLYQLREGVCQSSFAANIATLAGLPQAVVHRGVEVSELYRAGKAIKRIDQPSTEEHTGRCLKVVEKFLSLDLDDPSVDLQLYMKKELLPSVGELL